The genomic segment TACGGCCATGTTTCAGAAGTTGAGTTGTCAAGCCTCGTAAAAGAGCACGACGCTGGTCAGGTGGCCGGTTAAGTTTTGGCACCCTCCTCCCATGTCTCATGGCGGAAACTCGCCCACCATTGTCAACCACGGTGAAAGAATGGTCAAAATTTGTAGAATCTGCAGAAGACAACTCACATTACATGAAACAGAAGACGACTCACATCACATGAATTAGAACGCGTAGAAAAAGAAATGTCATTGTAGGATTTGCGCACCGTCAATAAGAAAGGTTATCTCAAGGTACAATTCTAGACAATAAATTGACATTATAGAATTTGGGCACCATTAACAAAGATCATTTAGATTTGACATCTATATTAAAAAACAAGCAAGAAGAATTGATGATGAATCATGAAACATGAAGGATAATATGCCGCCAGCTCACGAAATATGCTGCAATTTAAGTCTATCTCAACACTGTATCTATTCTTCAATATTCCCAAGAACTAAAATCTCATCTAAATATTTCCTGAACCACTTTCACCATAACGACGTAGATATAGAACAAGAAGAAACGAGGAATGGCTCAGATACCGAGCCTTCTTCAAACAACTTGAAACAGAAGGCTCTCACAGCTTAGTGACAGGAAGTTAATGGCACAAATTGCAGTATATAAACCATCACTTACCAAAACAAATAATTGCCCCTAAAAGCAGATTGCATGGCTATTCCCAAAGTCAAAATTCCAGAACAATTGATATTACGCTCAACAATCACTTTAACACACTAACAAGCGCATAGGAGACGAACCTTTCTCATGTTTTTTCACAAGTGATGCTTCTAAATATGATATccgaatttatgaaataaatacATGGGAAGACTATGGAAAAGAACAAGTCAAAATAGCATTGATCCAACCTAGCTTGCGAATGATATATACTATAAAAGATTCCCGATGTATCCTATGTACTTCTAACCTCAACAGGAAGAAAGGGGGAAGAGATTTCATCCACTTAGTTTATGAATGTGTATGAAACTAAAAACGACAATCATTGGTAATTTTTTTCATCCAATCCCATGTCTTACCACGACTGAATATCAAGAATTGCAACTACTGGACAAACAATTTCAATGAGAAAGAACAAAGAGATTCAAAATATCTCTAGTtcaattaaaaatcacaaagtAAAAGGTAGCAGCAGAGACAACCAAGAAAAGGCATAAAACCCACATCATCTTCCATCCAGGTACGAATAACAATCCGGAGATATTCTGGACGGCCTGATGACATTAACTCGCAAAGCACACAAGCATAAAAAAAATACGAAAGAATGTAAATGTGGTACCTTGGGAAGAGAGAACGGGGTGCAAAGGGGCGAGACCCACAAAAGCGTTGGGAGGTCTCGGGGCGGGTCTGGACTTGGATAGCCTGAGGCGAGATGGGGTGGACCCGTTTGGAAAGCAGACGGAAGGACCCGGAGAAGAGGCGTGAACAGAAGGGATTGTAGCCCGAAGTGAACAGAGATTCCAGGTACAAGACGCCATTTTTGGTTATTTCTTTGTTTCCTCTTCCCCGCTAGCGCTTCGCGAGCTTCGTTTCGTTGAGATATGCAAACTGAGCACTTGCTCCGTCAGTAAATGGATAATTTCCTTGCGGTCCTTACATTTCACTACTATTCTTTTACATGCCCCGGTACTGTGGGATTGTTagtaattattatattattaagattgttaaattaataattttccaattttatattgtttaattttaaataaaaaacttaccattttaaaataattaattagattatcgaatttatttcaaatataaaagtATTAGTAGAAACTATTTTagtaaaattattgaaaaaataGAATGACAAAAAATTGTATGATGCGGTcttacatgtcgtattttgtgaaacagatatcttatttgtgtcatccataaaaattattactttttatgctaaaatcattactttttattgtgaatatcggtaaggttgacgcGTCTCATgggtaaagattcgtgatatcgtctcacaagagatttaCTCAAACAGAATACTACAAATCGTATCATGTATG from the Primulina tabacum isolate GXHZ01 chromosome 8, ASM2559414v2, whole genome shotgun sequence genome contains:
- the LOC142553411 gene encoding large ribosomal subunit protein bL17c-like; its protein translation is MASCTWNLCSLRATIPSVHASSPGPSVCFPNGSTPSRLRLSKSRPAPRPPNAFVGLAPLHPVLSSQDSTNFDHSFTVVDNGGRVSAMRHGRRVPKLNRPPDQRRALLRGLTTQLLKHGRIKTTRARASAVRKYVDKMITLAKDGTLHKRRQALGFIYEKQIVHALFAEVPDRYSERQGGYTRIIRTLPRRGDNAPMAYIELV